In the genome of Ptychodera flava strain L36383 chromosome 13, AS_Pfla_20210202, whole genome shotgun sequence, one region contains:
- the LOC139147985 gene encoding LOW QUALITY PROTEIN: flap endonuclease 1-like (The sequence of the model RefSeq protein was modified relative to this genomic sequence to represent the inferred CDS: inserted 1 base in 1 codon; deleted 1 base in 1 codon) has protein sequence MRLTKIVVTGCRLVCARLSNSADSTFNISKVALHTSHKTMGIHQLAKLIADNAPSGAKENEIKNYFGRKVAVDASMSIYQXLIAVRQDGSVLQNEDGETTSHLMGMFYRTIRMVDNGIKPVYVFDGKPPEMKSGELTKRKERREEAEKALAKAEEAGETEEVHKFQRRLVKVTPRHNEECKELLKLMGIPYIDAPCEAEAQCAELVKAGKVYATATEDMDSLTFGSNVVIRHLTFSEARKMPIQEYHLSRIESELGLSHDEFIDLCILLGCDYCDSIRGIGPKRAVDLIKQHKTIEEVVKNLDPKKYPLPENWMYKEARNLFQNPEVNPGKDMEIKWTDPDEDGLVDLMVKRKGFNEDRIRNGAKKLTKAKHSSTQGRLDGFFTVLSSSSNKRKSDDGKKGGPAKKAKGAGGSKFKKAK, from the exons ATGCGTCTGACTAAGATTGTTGTCACGGGCTGTAGACTTGTGTGTGCGCGTCTTTCAAACTCTGCTGACTCGACGTTTAATATTTCTAAAGTCGCACTTCACACAAGCCATAAAACGATGGGTATACACCAGCTCGCCAAGCTGATCGCCGACAATGCGCCCAGCGGTGCGAAGGAAAACGAAATCAAAAACTATTTTG GTCGTAAAGTAGCTGTGGATGCATCCATGAGCATATACC TCCTGATTGCTGTACGTCAAGATGGCAGTGTTTTGCAGAATGAAGATGGTGAAACGACAAG TCATCTGATGGGTATGTTTTACAGGACGATACGAATGGTTGACAATGGAATCAAACCTGT ATACGTCTTTGATGGCAAACCACCAGAAATGAAATCGGGGGAATTGACTAAGAGGAAGGAGAGGCGTGAAGAGGCTGAGAAGGCCCTCGCAAAAGCTGAAGAGGCGGGAGAGACTGAAGAAGttcacaaatttcaaagaagaCTCGTCAAAGTAACACCAAGACACAATGAAGAATGCAAGGAACTTCTTAAGTTAATGGGAATACCGTATATTGAT GCACCTTGTGAAGCAGAGGCCCAGTGTGCGGAGCTAGTCAAAGCTGGCAAAGTCTACGCCACAGCGACAGAAGATATGGACAGTTTGACGTTCGGATCGAATGTGGTCATCAGACATCTCACATTTAGTGAAGCCAG gaagatgccaatTCAAGAATATCATTTATCTCGGATTGAGTCTGAGCTTGGATTGTCTCATGATGAG TTTATTGACCTTTGTATTCTATTGGGATGTGATTACTGCGACTCAATCCGTGGTATCGGACCAAAGAGGGCTGTTGACTTGATCAAGCAGCAC AAAACTATTGAAGAAGTCGTCAAGAATCTTGACCCAAAA AAATACCCTCTTCCTGAAAACTGGATGTACAAAGaagcaagaaatttgtttcagAATCCAGAAGTGAACCCAGGAAAGGACATGGAG ATCAAATGGACAGACCCTGATGAAGATGGCCTTGTTGATCTCAtggtgaaaaggaaaggtttcaA TGAGGATCGTATCCGTAATGGAGCCAAGAAATTGACAAAGGCCAAGCACTCCTCAACGCAAGGCAGACTTGACGGTTTCTTCACTGTCTTGTCATCATCCAGCAACAAGAGAAAG TCTGACGATGGCAAAAAAGGAGGACCAGCAAAGAAAGCCAAGGGGGCAGGTGGCAGCAAATTCAAGAAAGCCAAGTGA
- the LOC139147988 gene encoding LOW QUALITY PROTEIN: leucine-rich repeat-containing protein 69-like (The sequence of the model RefSeq protein was modified relative to this genomic sequence to represent the inferred CDS: inserted 1 base in 1 codon) has protein sequence MADTLLLRALKGQPKNLSLTNKELATVPRVIGKLQCLSGLNLKNNKITSLPKELGFLTHLTVLNLGNNLLAELPEPLGSLHSLETLHLFHNQITTLNTKVLGGLRNLILLNLNNNKLKALPAGINKLTKLQSLSVDRNMLTTLPSELCALSELHELHAAHNQISMLPLEXGFLVNLQKLYLQQNRIKELPEGVGKLYKLQIIDIAANDLRIFPTELNKLPLRELYSEENPLLQQLPVHSIQEEEILSLKEIVARYILKELKDRWSYLRKAIRHYPNVKDMLAQASKCALCGESFLNTWLECVRFVDAHKELKTNNATGTIPVRALLCSYKCFNTPGHEFYGVAFP, from the exons ATGGCGGACACACTGTTGCTTCGCGCTCTGAAGGGCCAACCAAAAAACCTTAGTTTGACGAATAAGGAGTTAGCTACAGTTCCACGAGTGATAGGCAAGCTGCAGTGTTTGAGTGGTTTGAATTTGAAGAACAACAAAATCACAAGCCTGCCAAAGGAACTGGGATTTCTCACACAC TTAACAGTACTTAATCTTGGTAACAACCTACTAGCAGAATTGCCAGAGCCATTAGGAAGTCTTCACAGCCTCGAAACGTTGCATCTTTTCCATAATCAAATCACGACGTTAAATACGAAAGTTTTAG GTGGACTCAGAAACCTGATATTGTTGAATCTTAATAACAACAAACTGAAGGCACTCCCAGCTGGAATAAACAA ATTAACAAAGCTGCAATCTCTGAGTGTGGACAGAAACATGTTGACGACACTGCCATCAGAATTGTGTGCTCTCAGTGAGCTGCATGAGCTGCATGCAGCCCACAACCAGATCTCCATGTTGCCGCTAG ATGGCTTCCTTGTCAACCTACAGAAACTCTACCTCCAACAGAACAGAATAAAAGAACTTCCGGAGGGAGTGGGaaaattgtacaaattacaaatcATAGATATAGCAGCCAATGACCTCAGGATATTTCCAACAGAG TTAAATAAGCTGCCCCTTCGGGAATTGTACAGTGAGGAGAACCCACTCCTGCAACAACTACCCGTACACTCCATCCAGGAAGAAGAAATATTGTCTCTGAAG GAAATAGTTGCAAGATATATTTTGAAAGAGCTCAAAGATAG GTGGTCTTACCTGAGGAAGGCCATCCGACACTATCCCAATGTGAAAGACATGCTAGCCCAGGCCAGTAAATGTGCTCTGTGTGGAGAGTCGTTTCTCAACACCTGGCTGGAATGTGTCAGGTTTGTGGACGCCCACAAG GAATTGAAAACCAATAATGCAACTGGAACGATTCCAGTCAGAGCTCTACTGTGTTCCTACAAATGTTTCAACACCCCTGGTCACGAATTCTACGGAGTAGCCTTCCCATAA